A single window of Nocardia sp. NBC_01327 DNA harbors:
- a CDS encoding ferredoxin: MTRIRPSGDVSRLHIDWTRCDGRGLCTELLPEILDRDDWGYPLLRSHPRDTTIAARHSAAARDAVALCPRLALTLIPLDHR, from the coding sequence ATGACCCGCATCCGACCCAGCGGTGACGTCTCGCGACTGCACATCGACTGGACCCGATGTGATGGGCGCGGACTGTGCACCGAACTGCTTCCCGAAATCCTCGACCGCGACGACTGGGGTTACCCGCTTCTCCGCAGTCACCCGCGCGACACCACGATCGCAGCCCGGCACAGCGCCGCCGCCCGCGATGCGGTGGCACTGTGCCCCCGACTGGCCCTCACTCTGATTCCCCTGGACCATCGCTGA
- a CDS encoding NADH-ubiquinone oxidoreductase-F iron-sulfur binding region domain-containing protein, giving the protein MNLHRNTIAAEPDVVKPAPPAGARRLLAAAGPELVAHIAGHGPLAAAPAGLIDMVAAAGLRGRGGAGFPVARKMAAAAADGRPIVIANGAEGEPESRKDAVLLAHAPHLVLDGLTVVAQAIGARECHLYATESALGPVRQALSERLAAGYRGPRIELTAAPDTFLAGEKSAVVNRIAGRPALPGDQRVSLSQKGLRGRPTLVHNVETLAQVALIARYGPRWFRSLGTPEEPGTMLATLSHTAVTGVVEVPLGTTLLDLITRSGHTDPATVRAVLIGGYHGTWIPGTALRQAALSSAALRPWHASPGAGLVRVLPLTACGLRASADITTYLAEQSAGQCGPCRNGLPQLAAALNEVAYGHHGEPAEIVRLARLVDGRGSCHHPDGTARIVRSALTVFADDLPLHARGACQAAFAATAIRSPR; this is encoded by the coding sequence TTGGTCGCGCACATCGCAGGTCATGGTCCGCTCGCGGCCGCTCCCGCGGGGCTCATCGATATGGTCGCCGCCGCCGGATTGCGCGGTCGTGGTGGCGCGGGTTTTCCCGTCGCCCGCAAGATGGCGGCCGCCGCTGCGGACGGCAGGCCGATCGTCATCGCCAATGGCGCCGAGGGGGAACCCGAAAGCCGCAAGGATGCGGTGCTCCTCGCCCATGCCCCGCATCTGGTGCTCGACGGCCTCACTGTTGTCGCTCAAGCGATCGGCGCACGGGAGTGTCATCTCTATGCCACGGAGTCGGCGCTCGGGCCGGTGCGCCAGGCCCTGTCCGAACGTCTTGCCGCCGGATACCGCGGTCCCCGCATCGAACTCACCGCAGCTCCGGACACCTTCCTCGCGGGTGAGAAGTCCGCCGTCGTGAACCGCATCGCCGGGCGGCCCGCTCTACCGGGCGATCAACGAGTGAGCCTGTCGCAGAAAGGGTTACGTGGCCGGCCGACGCTGGTGCACAATGTCGAAACCCTCGCGCAGGTAGCCCTGATCGCCCGCTACGGACCACGCTGGTTTCGCAGCCTCGGCACGCCCGAGGAACCCGGCACCATGCTCGCCACTCTCTCCCACACCGCGGTGACCGGCGTCGTGGAGGTACCCCTCGGCACCACCCTGCTCGACCTGATCACCCGCAGCGGTCATACGGATCCCGCCACCGTGCGTGCCGTGCTGATCGGCGGCTATCACGGCACCTGGATTCCGGGCACGGCACTGCGGCAGGCAGCCCTGTCGAGCGCCGCGCTGCGCCCATGGCATGCCTCGCCCGGCGCCGGACTCGTTCGCGTGCTCCCGCTGACCGCGTGCGGTCTGCGCGCGAGCGCCGACATCACCACCTACCTGGCCGAGCAGAGCGCGGGCCAGTGCGGACCGTGCCGCAACGGACTCCCACAACTCGCCGCCGCGCTGAACGAGGTGGCGTACGGGCACCACGGCGAACCCGCCGAGATCGTGCGGCTGGCTCGGCTCGTCGACGGCCGCGGATCCTGCCATCACCCCGACGGCACGGCTCGCATCGTCCGTTCCGCACTCACCGTCTTCGCCGATGACCTGCCGCTGCATGCGCGCGGCGCCTGTCAGGCGGCATTCGCCGCCACCGCCATCAGGAGCCCGCGATGA
- a CDS encoding zinc-binding alcohol dehydrogenase family protein codes for MHAWRVERPGPIDHGPMRFTEVEVPEPQAGELLVRVLACGVCRTDLHVTEGDLPVHRAGVVPGHEVVGEVVALGPEHTGEFGVGDRVGIAWLRHTCGRCRYCLRGAENLCPQSRYTGWDADGGYAEYTTAPADFAYRLPSGYSDAELAPLLCAGIIGYRALERTSLPIGGRLGIYGFGGSAHLAAQVALARGAEIHVMTRDSAAQALALTLGASSAQGAADPPPVALDAAILFAPVGDLVLPALESLDRGGILSIAGIHLSDIPALNYQRHLFQEKEIRSVTANTRDDARDFLAFAGAHHLEVTVHPYPLAAADRALKDLAHGRFTGAAVLVP; via the coding sequence ATGCATGCGTGGCGTGTCGAACGACCTGGGCCGATCGATCACGGACCGATGCGGTTCACGGAGGTGGAGGTTCCGGAGCCGCAGGCCGGTGAACTGCTGGTGCGGGTGCTGGCCTGCGGGGTGTGCAGGACGGATCTGCATGTCACGGAGGGGGATCTGCCGGTACACCGGGCCGGGGTGGTGCCGGGGCACGAAGTGGTGGGGGAGGTCGTCGCCCTCGGGCCGGAGCACACCGGGGAATTCGGTGTGGGGGATCGGGTGGGGATCGCATGGCTGCGGCATACCTGCGGGCGCTGCCGATACTGTCTGCGCGGCGCGGAGAACCTGTGCCCGCAGTCGCGCTACACCGGTTGGGACGCCGACGGCGGCTATGCCGAATACACCACGGCCCCAGCTGATTTCGCTTACAGACTGCCGAGCGGATACAGCGACGCCGAACTCGCACCGCTGCTGTGCGCGGGAATCATCGGTTACCGGGCCCTCGAACGCACCTCCCTTCCGATAGGAGGACGCCTGGGCATCTACGGCTTCGGTGGCAGCGCACATCTCGCCGCACAGGTCGCTCTCGCCCGCGGCGCGGAAATCCATGTGATGACACGGGATTCAGCCGCACAGGCACTCGCGCTGACGCTGGGTGCGAGCTCCGCCCAGGGCGCCGCCGACCCGCCACCGGTAGCGCTCGACGCCGCGATTCTCTTCGCACCGGTCGGTGACCTCGTGCTCCCCGCACTGGAATCCCTCGACCGCGGTGGAATTCTCTCCATCGCCGGAATCCACCTCAGCGATATCCCGGCCCTGAACTATCAGCGACACCTCTTCCAGGAGAAGGAGATCCGCTCGGTCACCGCCAACACCCGGGACGACGCCCGCGACTTCCTGGCATTCGCCGGAGCACACCACCTGGAAGTAACCGTCCACCCGTACCCGCTCGCCGCCGCAGACAGAGCGCTCAAGGACCTCGCACACGGCCGCTT